Sequence from the Bremerella volcania genome:
AAGTGCTGACCGGATCGACCGCCCCAATACAGCCGTGGACCGAAGCCAGGCCGGCGAGGGTCGGATCGACCATCGCCATCTCGGTCAGAAAAGGGGCGAACGCACGAAATGGCGTGCCGCTACCGCCGTACTTTTTATCGACCAGCAACCCCCAATAGCCTGCATCGGCGAGCCCTTGAAAGACCTCGTCGCGGATCTTTCCTTTCTCGTCGGTGATGGTTTTGCTCTTGCGAAAGCCGCGCACGACCTCCAGGCTGTCATCCATCACCTTGCGGATTTCCGGCGGCGCTGCAATCGGATCGGCTTCGAACAGCTCGACCGGAATACCACGATCCCACACGGCGCGATGCGCTGGGCTGTTGGCCGTTTGATACTCCGGCTGAAAGAGCTTCTCGACTTGATCGTCGGCGGAATCGATCGCCCCGGTGCGCCGTGCTTCGTCTTCGCTTTTACCACCGAGCTTGAGGGCCGTTTCGGCGAACGAAATTTCTTCCGGCTTGTCATCCGAAACCGATGGATTGGTCGTGTCACTGCTCATCGTTGCTGCTCCTGCCGGGGTTCGAGTGGACGCGTAACGAGGGACTTACCCCCATTAGCAATGCTTCCTGGCTACCTAACTCTACCTTATTTTCGTTCAACCGGCTGCCCGCGGGCAGCCAGGATTCACCATAACTTATTACAAAACAAGCGATTACGACGCCCAGAACTGCCACCAGGGCGGCGACACTTCCGGAGGCTTGTACATTTGCTCGATCGCAAAGTGGTGATTTTTCATGATCGCATCGCGCCGCAGGCTGAGCTTGGTGGTCATTTCACCGGTGGCCGGCGTGAAGCCTTGGCCGAGGATGGTGAACGGTCCAACCTGTTCGTAGTCGGCGCGATTAGCCAGCTGACAGTCGAGAACGTCGCGATACCAAGCACGGACCGCCGGATGCTGCAGGGCTTGTCGTTTGGAAAAGACCCACAGCCGAGCTTCCTTGATGCGCTGACGTAGTTGATTGGGATCGGGCACTATGAGGGCCGACAGACACTTGCGTCCTTCCCCGCAAACCACTACCTGAGCGACGAGCGGATCGCTGACAATGGCCAGTTCGAGCGCATCCGGATTGACCTTCCGACCGGTCGAAAGGACGAGCATCTCCTTGTGCCGACCGGTGATCCAGAGGAAGCCCTCGTCGTCGATCATGCCGATATCGCCGGTCCGCAGCCAGTCGCCATCCATCACCTGCTGCGTGGCTGCTTCGTCTTGGTAGTATCCCTTCATCACGTGCGGGCCGCGGGTTTCGAGTTCGCCTTGCTCGGAGATGCGGACCTCGATCCCTTCAAGCTTCTTGCCAACGCTCCCGGCACGATGGGCCCCTTCGGTCGAAACCGAGATCACCGGCGAGGCTTCGGTCATGCCGTACCCTTCCAGCAGTGAAAGGCCCTGCTTGGCAAACGCTTCAATCACCCAGCCGGCCAACGGTGCGCCCCCGCTGGCACACATGCGGACCTCGCCGCCTAGTGCGGTTTGCAGTGCACCAGGCATATCGAGCTTGCCATTGGCTTTCAGCCCCTCGACCACCTTTTGATAGAAGTAGGGCACGCCATTGATCAGCGTTGGCTTGATGGCCTGGCAGTCGGCCAGGATCGTCTCACGAGAGTGGGCCAAGGCCAACTGCGATCCGCGGGCCATCCACGTATAAACATCGCAGGTTCGGGCATACAAATGGCTGAACGGCAGAAAGCTCAGCCGTTTGTCGGCCGGCTTCTCTTCATACGCGTGCACGACCGCCATGGCATTGAAGGCCAGATTGCGATGCGTCAGCATCACCCCCTTGGGCGGCCCGGTCGTGCCGCTGGTGTAGACTAGCGAGCAGACGTCGTCCGGGTTGATCTGTTCCGCGCGGTGCTGCAGATCAGCCAATGCCAGTTCTACCGTCGTAGGAAGAATGGCGACGAGATCCGACAGGGTCCGCGACGGCCATAGGCCGTCATCGTCGTAAGCAAGCGTCTTGACGCAGTCGGCGGCCTGCTTGGCGATCCATCCGTCTTTGTGCGTCGACTCGACGACGATCATCGCCGGGTCGCAATGCTCCAGGATCTGACGAATTTGGCTTGGGGATGCGTGCGTGCTGATCGGCACATGCCAGGCCCCGAGAAACTGCAAGGCCAGATCGAGCGTAATCCACTCGCGGCGGTTTTCGCTGAGCTGAACGACCCGCGTGCCTTGGGTAACGCCTTGCTCGGCGAGGGCCGCGGCCGTGCTGGCGACTTCCA
This genomic interval carries:
- a CDS encoding AMP-dependent synthetase/ligase yields the protein MDTGGEIQQTDSIAAIFLERVRTDLKSPALWTRTANTAYQSSTWEGLLLEVASTAAALAEQGVTQGTRVVQLSENRREWITLDLALQFLGAWHVPISTHASPSQIRQILEHCDPAMIVVESTHKDGWIAKQAADCVKTLAYDDDGLWPSRTLSDLVAILPTTVELALADLQHRAEQINPDDVCSLVYTSGTTGPPKGVMLTHRNLAFNAMAVVHAYEEKPADKRLSFLPFSHLYARTCDVYTWMARGSQLALAHSRETILADCQAIKPTLINGVPYFYQKVVEGLKANGKLDMPGALQTALGGEVRMCASGGAPLAGWVIEAFAKQGLSLLEGYGMTEASPVISVSTEGAHRAGSVGKKLEGIEVRISEQGELETRGPHVMKGYYQDEAATQQVMDGDWLRTGDIGMIDDEGFLWITGRHKEMLVLSTGRKVNPDALELAIVSDPLVAQVVVCGEGRKCLSALIVPDPNQLRQRIKEARLWVFSKRQALQHPAVRAWYRDVLDCQLANRADYEQVGPFTILGQGFTPATGEMTTKLSLRRDAIMKNHHFAIEQMYKPPEVSPPWWQFWAS